One window from the genome of Vagococcus entomophilus encodes:
- a CDS encoding MFS transporter, protein MNQSFHRLWVSQMCANFGDVLYIVGLIAILYQEKNSPFLVSLLPVLNMAGYVVSSTLAPLLFNRYKLKAILSFSQLFKTLILGIFCIGLLQKVVLWEILLVIFLLTFLDGFAQPASSAMVPRLVGKQQVVRANGILSMIYQSSQLGGWALGGVFVAVLGNQLVMALTFFLYAIASIALFCLEDTPLVSEQQSHSKRGELTEGFCLIYHHPTLRSIQILSILESVAGVVWISAILYLFVSNNLQTSQSWWGYINAFFFAGLIIGGLLCTKNTVFIEKNFVMVLLVSSLMMAVSTFLFGLNQIPWLALIFSGLVGVFSNLNQILLESYLQKNTAKAQLPKIYSAKVAIQALVFGGSTLIIGYLADFIAVYWLFVGSSIVLVGSFIYLYVVRKRFVTQK, encoded by the coding sequence ATGAATCAGTCATTTCACCGATTATGGGTCAGTCAAATGTGTGCCAACTTCGGAGATGTACTCTATATAGTAGGATTAATTGCAATTTTGTATCAAGAAAAGAATTCTCCTTTTCTAGTATCTTTGTTACCCGTTTTAAATATGGCAGGCTATGTTGTCAGTAGTACCCTTGCACCACTTCTGTTTAATCGCTACAAATTAAAAGCAATCTTAAGCTTTTCTCAGCTATTTAAAACGTTAATATTAGGAATCTTTTGCATAGGGCTGCTCCAAAAAGTAGTTTTATGGGAAATACTACTGGTTATTTTTTTGCTTACTTTTTTAGATGGTTTTGCGCAACCAGCCTCTAGCGCAATGGTTCCAAGGCTTGTCGGTAAGCAACAGGTTGTACGAGCAAACGGTATTCTATCAATGATTTATCAGTCTTCTCAGTTGGGAGGCTGGGCTTTAGGTGGAGTTTTTGTTGCTGTATTAGGCAATCAACTGGTAATGGCTCTAACCTTCTTTTTATATGCAATTGCGAGTATTGCTTTGTTTTGTCTAGAAGATACACCGCTAGTGAGTGAACAGCAGTCTCATTCAAAGCGAGGAGAACTGACGGAAGGATTTTGTTTGATTTACCATCATCCTACCCTTCGTTCCATTCAGATTTTGTCGATTCTAGAATCTGTCGCTGGAGTGGTTTGGATTTCTGCTATATTGTATCTTTTTGTCTCAAACAATTTACAAACGTCCCAAAGTTGGTGGGGGTATATCAATGCCTTTTTTTTTGCTGGCTTAATTATAGGTGGTCTGCTTTGTACAAAAAATACAGTGTTTATCGAGAAAAATTTTGTAATGGTTTTGCTTGTTTCTTCCTTAATGATGGCTGTAAGCACTTTTTTATTTGGGCTTAATCAGATTCCGTGGCTTGCGCTAATATTCAGTGGTTTGGTAGGAGTATTTAGTAACCTCAATCAAATCCTATTAGAATCTTATTTACAAAAAAATACCGCAAAAGCACAATTACCCAAAATTTACAGTGCGAAAGTGGCAATTCAGGCTTTAGTTTTCGGTGGTTCAACGTTAATCATCGGATATTTGGCTGATTTTATTGCCGTTTATTGGTTGTTTGTCGGTTCGAGTATTGTTTTAGTAGGCTCTTTTATCTATCTTTATGTAGTCAGAAAGCGATTTGTAACCCAAAAATAA
- a CDS encoding LysR family transcriptional regulator, with protein MNLKDLEYFEQVVKDQNFTEAARAFHVSQPTVTYAIKRLEEELGTKLIIRNQAHHSLIITEAGKILSFHVKKIVRELSVAKIEISRLKDEKVKCGVPPIIGNCYFPKMSISLLENGLMQNMEVLSEGSKDLYRLLKIGAIEMAILGSLKSIRDEELESELLVEKNFRIVVSPEHPLSKRESVAFSELKDEPFVLFNEHFVHPAGLSELANQAGFRPNVIYKSSDLNILKGMIKENVGIGFLTEIAIQPSDSLVSIPIEDEDQPKFLISIVTRKHGGKSILREQIIQFISTCSY; from the coding sequence ATGAATTTAAAAGATTTGGAGTATTTTGAACAGGTAGTGAAAGACCAAAATTTTACTGAGGCTGCCAGAGCTTTTCATGTGAGTCAACCTACTGTGACGTATGCGATTAAACGATTGGAAGAAGAACTTGGAACAAAATTAATTATCCGCAATCAGGCACATCATTCGTTAATTATTACGGAGGCAGGAAAAATTCTTTCGTTTCATGTCAAAAAAATCGTCCGAGAGCTTTCAGTAGCAAAAATAGAGATTTCAAGATTGAAAGATGAAAAGGTCAAGTGTGGTGTCCCTCCAATCATAGGCAATTGCTATTTTCCGAAAATGTCTATTTCTTTACTCGAAAACGGGCTCATGCAGAATATGGAAGTCTTAAGTGAAGGGTCAAAAGATTTGTATCGTTTATTAAAAATCGGGGCAATCGAGATGGCAATTCTCGGTTCTTTAAAGTCAATTCGAGATGAAGAATTAGAAAGTGAATTGTTAGTGGAAAAAAATTTTAGAATTGTTGTAAGTCCAGAACATCCCCTTTCAAAGCGGGAAAGTGTCGCCTTTTCAGAATTAAAAGATGAACCATTTGTTCTATTCAATGAACACTTTGTACATCCAGCTGGACTAAGTGAACTAGCCAATCAAGCAGGATTTCGTCCCAACGTGATTTATAAAAGTAGCGACTTAAATATTTTGAAGGGGATGATCAAAGAAAATGTTGGAATTGGCTTTCTAACAGAGATTGCGATTCAACCGAGTGATAGTCTAGTTAGTATCCCGATTGAAGACGAAGATCAGCCCAAATTTCTAATCTCGATTGTGACGAGAAAGCATGGGGGGAAATCCATCTTACGTGAACAAATTATTCAGTTTATTAGTACATGTTCCTATTAG
- a CDS encoding malolactic enzyme: protein MQGFNILNNPFVNKGTAFTKEEREKYGLVGMLPTNVQTLEEQATQAYAQFQSKPSDLEKRIFLMNLFNTNRTLFFKLMGQHLVEFMPIVYDPVVADSIEQYNEIFVKPQDAAFLSIDDPEHIKDSLKNAAAGRDIRLIVVTDAEGILGMGDWGVNGVDIAIGKLMVYTAAAGINPAQVLPVSIDAGTNNQTLLEDPLYLGNRHERVSGDRYYEFVDKFVNAADELFPELLLHWEDFGRGNAATILEKYQDKMTTFNDDIQGTGIVVLAGVFGALNISKEKLTDQIVLTFGAGTAGVGIANILHEEMVRQGLSEEEARKHFYMVDKQGLLFEDTEGLTPGQKPFVRKRSEFKDAAALTTLEAVVKEIHPTIMIGTSTQPGTFTEAIVKEMAQHTARPVIFPLSNPTKLAEAKAEDLIKWTDGKALIGTGIPAADVEYKGVTYKIGQGNNALMYPGLGLGLIASTATRVNSEILSQASKALGGIVDVTKPGASVLPPVSRITEFSQKIAEVVAQSVVDQKLNREPITDIKKAVTDAKWVPEYQNLD, encoded by the coding sequence ATGCAAGGATTTAATATTTTAAACAATCCATTTGTCAACAAAGGGACCGCATTCACTAAAGAAGAAAGAGAAAAATACGGACTAGTAGGAATGCTTCCTACTAATGTTCAAACTTTAGAAGAACAAGCTACCCAAGCTTATGCTCAATTCCAAAGCAAACCATCAGATTTGGAAAAAAGAATTTTTCTAATGAATCTCTTCAATACTAATAGAACGTTATTCTTTAAATTAATGGGTCAACATTTGGTTGAATTTATGCCAATCGTTTATGATCCAGTTGTAGCAGACTCAATTGAACAATACAACGAAATTTTCGTAAAACCACAAGATGCAGCCTTTTTATCCATTGATGATCCTGAACACATCAAAGACAGCCTAAAAAATGCTGCAGCTGGACGTGATATTCGTCTGATTGTGGTAACAGATGCTGAGGGAATCCTAGGAATGGGTGACTGGGGCGTAAATGGTGTTGATATTGCTATTGGGAAACTGATGGTTTATACTGCAGCAGCTGGTATCAACCCTGCTCAAGTCCTACCAGTATCAATTGATGCTGGGACCAATAATCAAACACTTCTTGAAGATCCATTATATCTTGGAAACCGTCATGAACGTGTAAGTGGCGACCGTTATTATGAATTTGTCGACAAGTTTGTCAATGCTGCGGATGAATTATTCCCTGAATTATTACTTCACTGGGAAGACTTTGGTCGTGGAAATGCCGCAACTATTTTAGAAAAATATCAAGATAAAATGACAACTTTCAATGATGACATTCAAGGTACAGGAATCGTTGTTTTAGCTGGAGTTTTTGGCGCATTAAATATCTCAAAAGAAAAATTAACCGATCAAATCGTGCTAACTTTTGGTGCTGGAACCGCTGGAGTAGGGATTGCCAACATCTTGCATGAAGAAATGGTTCGTCAAGGGTTGTCCGAAGAAGAAGCACGCAAACACTTCTACATGGTCGACAAACAAGGCTTGTTATTCGAAGATACAGAAGGCTTGACACCTGGTCAAAAACCTTTTGTTAGAAAACGTAGCGAGTTTAAAGATGCAGCTGCACTGACAACTCTGGAAGCCGTTGTGAAAGAAATCCATCCAACAATTATGATTGGGACTTCAACTCAACCTGGGACCTTTACCGAAGCAATCGTTAAAGAAATGGCCCAACATACAGCACGTCCTGTCATCTTCCCGTTATCTAATCCAACAAAACTTGCAGAAGCAAAAGCAGAAGACTTGATCAAATGGACCGATGGTAAAGCCTTAATTGGTACCGGAATCCCTGCTGCTGACGTTGAATATAAAGGCGTTACCTACAAAATTGGACAAGGAAACAACGCATTGATGTATCCAGGTCTTGGTCTTGGTTTGATTGCTTCAACGGCAACTCGTGTGAATAGTGAAATCTTATCTCAAGCAAGTAAAGCACTTGGTGGCATTGTCGATGTCACAAAACCAGGCGCTTCTGTTTTACCTCCTGTTTCTAGAATTACTGAATTTTCTCAAAAAATTGCTGAGGTTGTCGCACAAAGCGTTGTAGATCAAAAATTAAACCGTGAACCAATCACTGATATCAAAAAAGCTGTAACAGACGCTAAATGGGTACCTGAGTATCAAAATCTTGATTAA
- a CDS encoding 2-hydroxycarboxylate transporter family protein — MDAQTNTEKKSFWDIKISGITLPFYCIMILILIVTISLGKLPHNMLGAIAVLVMLGNLFHFLGTKIPIVKTYLGGGSVFCIFASAFIATFGILPSSVVDTTKDFVNNMGFLDFYIAALITGSILGMNRKLLMKASIRFIPVAFLSMAFSLLMVGLVGALIGNGFGNSVLYVSLPAMAGGIGAGVVPLSSIYSHTLAQPAAHIISRLIPASAMANVLAIIGAALVARTGESFPKANGHGVLMHDKIGDIKPKTVKLDVVQMGVGLLVSLSFFMLGCVGNYFVPKIHSYAFMIIIVVICKVTNIIPEYYEDCAIMFNQLIVKNLTAAVLAGIGMALLNLNVLAQSLNWQFVLLCLTSIFAISIASGILGKLFGLYPVESIITAGLCNNSMGGTGNVAVLSAADRMELIAFAQMGNRLGGAIVLIISGFLVQLFH, encoded by the coding sequence ATGGATGCTCAAACAAATACTGAAAAAAAGAGTTTTTGGGATATAAAGATTAGCGGGATTACTCTCCCTTTTTATTGCATCATGATTCTAATTTTAATTGTCACTATTTCTTTAGGAAAATTACCACACAACATGTTAGGTGCAATAGCTGTTTTGGTAATGCTTGGAAACTTGTTTCATTTTCTCGGAACAAAAATTCCAATAGTGAAAACTTACTTAGGTGGAGGTTCTGTTTTTTGTATCTTTGCTTCGGCATTTATCGCAACATTCGGAATACTGCCAAGTAGTGTTGTAGACACTACAAAAGATTTTGTCAACAACATGGGGTTTCTTGATTTTTATATTGCGGCTTTGATTACAGGTAGTATTCTTGGAATGAACCGTAAATTATTGATGAAAGCCTCTATTCGTTTCATTCCAGTAGCGTTTCTTTCAATGGCCTTTTCTTTACTTATGGTAGGTCTTGTTGGCGCTCTTATTGGAAATGGTTTTGGCAATTCGGTCTTATACGTGTCACTACCTGCTATGGCTGGAGGAATTGGTGCAGGTGTTGTTCCATTATCTAGCATCTACTCTCACACTTTAGCCCAACCTGCTGCACACATTATTTCACGTTTGATTCCTGCATCAGCTATGGCAAATGTGTTAGCGATTATTGGAGCTGCCTTAGTTGCAAGAACGGGAGAATCTTTCCCTAAAGCCAATGGACATGGCGTCTTGATGCATGATAAAATTGGAGATATCAAACCTAAAACGGTGAAATTAGACGTTGTACAAATGGGCGTTGGTCTTCTTGTGTCACTTAGCTTCTTCATGTTAGGTTGTGTTGGAAATTACTTTGTTCCAAAAATCCATTCTTATGCATTTATGATTATTATCGTGGTCATCTGTAAAGTCACAAATATCATTCCTGAATATTATGAAGATTGTGCCATTATGTTCAATCAATTAATTGTTAAAAACTTAACAGCAGCTGTTCTAGCTGGTATCGGGATGGCATTGCTCAACTTAAATGTATTAGCACAATCGTTAAACTGGCAATTCGTATTACTTTGCTTAACAAGTATCTTTGCCATTTCAATTGCATCTGGTATCCTCGGAAAACTTTTTGGACTCTATCCAGTGGAATCAATTATTACGGCTGGTTTGTGTAATAATAGTATGGGGGGAACTGGTAACGTTGCCGTACTTTCCGCTGCTGATCGAATGGAATTAATTGCCTTCGCTCAAATGGGCAATCGATTAGGCGGTGCAATTGTTCTAATTATTTCTGGATTCTTAGTCCAACTGTTCCACTAA
- a CDS encoding alpha/beta hydrolase, with translation MNNTIKTVNHVYERKHGESFVVAKMKKDTESYQFGSWSAPKGYQNKKIELKQAKGYLLSKLGSKHQKVVYQIHGGGYIGGFSNTYNETAVNYSKSSGDSDVFSLDYRTAPKSLYPAALEDALEGYQWLLEHGYQAKNIRIAGDSAGAGLTLALTLYLRDHQIVLPKSLILVSPWADLTASGTSYKTKILSDPLFGSYSVQTAPKYPVPITYAGHHDLKDPYLSPVFGEYTNFPPMLIQTGANELLLSDSQTVVKKVQKVGGVVKFIEYPGMYHIFYITSPKLQESQNAWEMIQTFIKQY, from the coding sequence ATGAATAATACGATAAAGACTGTCAATCATGTCTATGAAAGAAAACACGGAGAATCATTTGTTGTTGCGAAAATGAAAAAAGATACAGAAAGCTACCAATTTGGATCTTGGTCTGCACCGAAAGGATACCAAAATAAGAAAATAGAACTGAAGCAAGCAAAAGGATATTTATTGTCAAAACTAGGCAGTAAGCATCAAAAGGTTGTTTATCAAATTCATGGAGGAGGATATATTGGAGGATTCAGTAATACGTATAATGAAACGGCTGTAAACTATTCAAAAAGCAGTGGAGATTCAGATGTATTTTCACTTGACTATCGAACAGCACCAAAGTCGCTTTATCCTGCCGCACTTGAAGATGCGCTTGAAGGTTATCAGTGGTTGCTTGAACATGGATATCAGGCAAAAAACATTAGAATTGCAGGGGATTCAGCAGGGGCAGGTCTGACGCTTGCACTAACACTTTATCTGAGGGATCATCAAATAGTGTTACCAAAATCTTTGATTCTCGTTTCTCCTTGGGCAGATTTAACTGCATCAGGAACGTCCTATAAGACTAAGATTTTAAGCGATCCATTATTTGGTTCGTATTCGGTACAAACAGCTCCCAAATATCCAGTTCCGATTACTTATGCAGGGCACCATGATTTAAAAGATCCTTATCTTTCACCTGTTTTTGGTGAATATACGAATTTTCCACCAATGCTGATTCAAACAGGGGCCAATGAATTATTACTTAGTGATAGCCAAACAGTTGTAAAAAAAGTCCAAAAAGTAGGGGGAGTTGTCAAATTTATTGAATATCCAGGAATGTACCATATCTTTTATATCACCTCTCCAAAGCTTCAAGAAAGCCAAAATGCCTGGGAAATGATTCAAACATTTATCAAACAATACTAA
- a CDS encoding ABC transporter ATP-binding protein: protein MIDKIAEKYALSTQGARTFIRSSILEFINNLVSMLPMALFLYLLYDISTAVSNGTLLKNGFFYLLLGVVVLILLFVSNYATYTELYVGTYKESAQIRLSLAEKMKQLPMSFYSKKAPSEIASVMLNDVADLENFFSHGMPKITGLIPFVGLTLIALLAINWKLTLVSAVVIPLSWLIFQGSSYMEKKAHQEYFSTITKQSDYFQEMIEKMQETRLLNRKKEAKKEMAELLAQQEKTHRKTELPTAISQGMIAAVLQSGIGLVIIFGSYWYTQHELTLIELLIFLIATNKMYNMMISIYEKLSMSRNTKIRIERLKSLYHEKNQVGNTTPAFSNYNFELKNLGFEYKVGQPVLKNVNFTANEGEITALVGPSGSGKSTMLRILSRLYDYDKGNVLLGGHELQNIATDYLFEHISVVFQEVVLFNTSILENIRMGKKDASDQEVLAAAKKAQCDEFALHLEQGYDSIIGENGSLLSGGERQRISIARAFLKDSPILFLDETSSALDSENEYAVQQALSKLVKGKTVLVVAHRLKTIENADKIIVLGAGSVLEQGNKEQLLARDGMFKRQYQYEMGTLSNNQM from the coding sequence ATGATTGATAAAATTGCTGAAAAATATGCCTTGTCCACTCAAGGAGCTCGTACATTTATTCGCTCTTCCATTTTAGAATTTATCAATAACTTGGTGAGTATGTTACCAATGGCGCTTTTTCTCTACCTTTTATATGATATTTCAACTGCTGTTTCAAATGGAACGCTACTCAAAAACGGTTTTTTTTATTTGCTACTGGGAGTCGTTGTTCTGATACTTTTATTTGTTAGTAATTATGCTACCTATACAGAATTGTATGTGGGAACCTATAAAGAAAGTGCCCAAATTCGATTAAGTTTGGCGGAAAAAATGAAACAGTTACCGATGTCATTTTATTCTAAAAAAGCACCTTCCGAAATTGCGAGTGTTATGTTAAATGATGTTGCAGATTTGGAAAATTTCTTTAGCCACGGTATGCCTAAAATTACTGGGCTGATTCCTTTTGTTGGCTTGACCCTGATTGCTCTTTTAGCGATAAACTGGAAATTAACATTGGTGAGTGCTGTGGTCATTCCTTTATCGTGGCTTATTTTTCAGGGCTCCTCGTATATGGAAAAAAAGGCACATCAAGAGTACTTTTCAACAATCACAAAGCAAAGTGACTATTTCCAAGAAATGATCGAAAAAATGCAAGAAACACGTTTACTTAATCGAAAAAAAGAAGCTAAAAAAGAAATGGCTGAACTACTAGCGCAACAAGAAAAAACGCATCGCAAGACAGAACTTCCCACTGCTATTTCTCAAGGAATGATTGCGGCAGTACTGCAGTCAGGAATTGGACTTGTCATTATTTTTGGGAGTTATTGGTATACGCAACACGAACTAACACTCATTGAACTGCTAATTTTCCTAATTGCCACCAATAAAATGTACAATATGATGATTAGTATTTATGAAAAACTCTCCATGAGTCGAAATACGAAAATTCGAATTGAACGATTAAAAAGCTTATATCATGAAAAAAATCAAGTGGGGAATACGACACCAGCATTTTCAAATTATAACTTTGAATTAAAAAACTTGGGATTTGAATACAAAGTAGGACAGCCTGTGTTAAAAAATGTGAATTTTACCGCTAATGAAGGGGAAATTACTGCACTTGTGGGACCTTCTGGATCTGGAAAATCAACAATGTTAAGGATTCTTTCGAGACTGTATGATTATGATAAAGGCAATGTTTTACTTGGGGGCCATGAGTTGCAGAATATTGCCACCGACTATTTATTTGAGCACATTTCAGTTGTGTTTCAAGAAGTGGTTTTATTCAATACTTCTATTTTGGAAAATATTCGTATGGGGAAAAAAGATGCGTCAGATCAAGAAGTGTTGGCAGCAGCAAAAAAAGCACAGTGTGATGAATTTGCGCTTCATTTAGAACAGGGCTATGATTCGATTATCGGAGAAAATGGTTCACTTTTATCAGGTGGAGAACGACAACGAATTTCAATTGCTCGAGCATTTCTCAAAGATTCACCGATACTATTTTTGGATGAAACGAGTTCAGCACTCGACTCAGAAAATGAATATGCAGTTCAACAGGCACTGAGCAAACTCGTTAAAGGCAAGACAGTATTAGTAGTTGCCCATCGGTTAAAAACCATTGAAAATGCAGATAAGATCATTGTCCTAGGAGCAGGTTCAGTACTTGAACAGGGAAATAAAGAACAATTACTGGCACGTGATGGAATGTTTAAACGGCAATATCAGTACGAGATGGGGACACTGAGCAATAATCAGATGTAA
- a CDS encoding ABC transporter ATP-binding protein: protein MKNLKSLFRYIGNYKGYFYLSLVLSATSSILLLTPYYSMYHLFLSISSGSNFQSKYYGWIAIVGVLVGVLCYFLSLWFSHMVGFRVERNMRLFGGNQLLEVSLSFFDTHESGKIRKIIDDNAALTHSFVAHNIPDLVSTCIVPIFVVGVLLKLNWVLGVICLCTALLSLYLVKKMMGDPESLQYYMIALNNITSEATEFIRGMQIVKIFNASLDNFRTFKKSIDDYSDWALKYSFSARLSYVLNRLVLEVLPLILIAVAYPVMSKHPSISLFLVNIMFCMVFGSQLLLSLTKILNTGTNYALAFQSIHQLENLFDGYLEHKPTEHQKITSCSITCNAVTFSYTPEKQALKDVTFSIPEKSTTAVIGASGSGKSTIAKLIANMYHEYEGEIKIGSYDLNAYPEETLMDTITYVSQNAQLFHKSILENLKMARPTATTEEIQQALIATECSELIQKLPDGVETIIGTGGVHLSGGERQRLVLCQAFLKNNPIIILDEVTASVDPENEFKLMRAIESLSRDKTVIMIAHKLSLVEKADQILVFKTGELVEKGTPQQLKEKQGIYYNMLQRYHATKRWTLKGEVTQ from the coding sequence ATGAAAAATTTAAAATCTTTGTTTCGCTATATTGGGAATTATAAAGGCTATTTTTACTTGTCATTAGTGTTATCGGCGACGAGTTCAATCCTGTTACTTACTCCCTACTATAGTATGTATCATTTGTTTTTATCCATCTCATCAGGTAGTAATTTTCAATCAAAATATTATGGTTGGATTGCAATAGTTGGTGTTTTGGTAGGGGTTCTTTGTTACTTTTTATCGCTTTGGTTTAGCCACATGGTGGGATTTCGAGTAGAACGAAACATGCGTTTATTTGGTGGAAATCAGCTGTTGGAAGTATCACTTTCCTTTTTTGATACACATGAGTCAGGTAAAATCAGGAAAATTATTGACGACAATGCGGCTTTAACGCATTCTTTTGTTGCTCATAATATACCTGATTTAGTGAGCACCTGTATCGTGCCAATTTTTGTAGTAGGTGTTTTACTAAAACTAAATTGGGTGCTAGGAGTAATTTGCTTGTGTACGGCTTTACTTTCTCTTTATTTAGTCAAAAAGATGATGGGAGATCCCGAAAGCTTACAATATTATATGATTGCACTGAATAACATTACCTCTGAAGCAACAGAATTTATTCGAGGAATGCAAATTGTGAAAATTTTTAATGCCTCATTAGATAACTTTCGAACCTTTAAAAAATCGATTGATGATTACTCAGATTGGGCATTAAAATATTCGTTTTCAGCTCGACTATCTTACGTTTTAAATCGACTAGTTTTAGAAGTTCTCCCTCTTATTTTAATAGCAGTAGCGTACCCCGTGATGAGCAAGCACCCTTCAATTAGTCTCTTTTTAGTAAATATTATGTTTTGTATGGTGTTTGGCTCGCAACTACTTTTATCGCTAACCAAAATTCTAAACACTGGGACTAACTATGCACTAGCATTTCAGTCTATTCATCAATTAGAAAACTTATTTGATGGGTATCTAGAACATAAACCAACGGAACATCAAAAAATAACATCGTGCAGCATTACTTGTAATGCGGTGACATTCTCTTATACACCAGAAAAGCAGGCATTAAAAGATGTTACCTTTAGCATTCCAGAGAAAAGTACAACTGCGGTGATTGGTGCAAGTGGTAGTGGCAAGTCAACGATTGCGAAGCTAATTGCCAATATGTATCATGAGTACGAGGGTGAAATAAAAATCGGCTCCTACGATTTAAACGCTTATCCAGAAGAGACTTTGATGGATACTATTACGTATGTTAGTCAAAATGCGCAACTATTCCATAAAAGTATTTTAGAAAACCTAAAGATGGCACGTCCTACGGCAACTACAGAGGAAATTCAACAAGCACTGATTGCAACGGAATGTAGCGAGTTGATTCAAAAATTGCCAGACGGAGTTGAAACAATTATCGGTACAGGTGGGGTTCATCTTTCAGGAGGAGAGCGTCAACGATTAGTTTTGTGTCAGGCATTTTTAAAGAATAACCCCATTATTATTTTGGATGAGGTAACCGCTTCAGTCGATCCAGAAAATGAGTTCAAACTGATGCGTGCAATCGAAAGTTTGAGCCGAGACAAAACGGTGATTATGATTGCGCATAAACTTTCATTAGTTGAAAAAGCAGACCAAATTTTAGTCTTTAAAACAGGAGAACTTGTTGAAAAAGGTACCCCGCAACAATTAAAAGAGAAACAAGGGATTTATTACAACATGTTGCAACGGTACCATGCAACGAAACGTTGGACATTGAAAGGAGAGGTGACACAATGA
- a CDS encoding TetR/AcrR family transcriptional regulator: MGEIRDYQKTHADLLRVGRENFLEYGYEQTKLRKICRDAAVTTGAFYKHFSDKQALFDELVKPSIEELKAIYLKKRTDFFQDVKEQELTQLWITSDDELDDMIDFIYKNEQTFQLVFFKSQGSHFEDFTEMVTNFSAVNVRQWIEYLQSKQFVSNEIQLPDKELHFLMYSYYATVIDILKHRYPQEETKRLAKKLYQFVMPGWMAILEMNEKIY; this comes from the coding sequence ATGGGTGAGATTAGGGATTATCAAAAAACGCATGCTGATTTGCTACGAGTTGGTCGAGAAAATTTTTTGGAATACGGGTATGAACAAACAAAACTACGTAAGATTTGTCGCGATGCAGCGGTCACAACTGGTGCTTTTTACAAGCATTTTTCTGATAAACAAGCTCTTTTTGATGAACTAGTTAAACCATCAATTGAAGAACTAAAAGCAATTTATCTAAAGAAAAGAACAGATTTTTTTCAAGATGTTAAAGAGCAAGAGCTGACACAGCTATGGATTACGAGTGATGACGAATTGGACGACATGATTGATTTTATTTATAAGAATGAGCAGACGTTTCAATTAGTTTTTTTTAAAAGTCAAGGAAGCCATTTTGAAGATTTTACCGAGATGGTGACAAATTTTTCGGCAGTCAATGTTAGACAATGGATTGAATATCTTCAATCAAAGCAATTTGTTTCAAACGAAATTCAATTACCGGACAAAGAATTACATTTTTTGATGTATTCTTATTACGCAACAGTCATTGATATTTTAAAACACCGCTATCCTCAAGAAGAAACGAAGCGTTTAGCGAAAAAATTATATCAATTTGTGATGCCGGGTTGGATGGCTATTTTAGAAATGAATGAAAAAATTTATTGA